The genomic interval AAAAAATGGCCAATAACAGCCCCACCCCGCCTTACGTGCTGGTGGTGGGCGCAGCAGGAATCGACTCAAAAGGCAGGGCCAACGCGCCGCTTACCCTGGGCAGCAGCACGCCCGGCCTGGTGCGGGTGTCCGTAGGAGGCACGGCCCGCAACGTGGCCGAGAACCTGGCCCGGCTGGGTGTGGAAACGGTTTTGCTGTCGGCCATTGGCGCCGGGGGCAATGGGCGGCGTATTCTTAACAATGCCCACCAGGCGGGCATCAATACCGATTACGTGATTGTTTCTGAAAAACATCACACCTCGGCCTATCTGGCCATTCTGGATGAGACCGGCAGTTTGGTGATGTCGGTTGACGATATGGAAGTTTTGGCCTGTATCACGCTCCAGGTGATCAATTGGCGGCGAAACCTGATCAAAAACGCGGCCCTGGTGATGATTGACAGTAATCTTTCCCAGGCCGCCATTAATTCGCTGTTCAAAGCGGCCGGCCGTTATCGGGTGCCGGTTTGCGCCGACCCGGCCTCAACCACCCTAGCGGCCAGATTAAGGCCCCACCTGGCCAATGTGTACATGATCACGCCCAATGTGCCCGAGGCCCAAGTGTTAGCGGGTCAAACCATTGGTAATGAAGATGAGGCCATTGCGGCGGCCCGCGTTTTGGTTACGGCCGGGGTGAAAATTGTCATCATTACCCTGGCCGAAGCGGGCGTGGTTTACGCCTCGGCCAGGGAGAGCGGCCGCATCCCGGCCATAGCCACCAACATTGTGGATTTCACCGGGGCCGGCGACGCGCTGACCGCCGCCGTTGTTTTTGGCCTGCTCAATGATATTTCGCTGGATGAATCGGTGCGTTTGGGCGCCAGCGCCGCCGCTTTAACCCTGGCCTGCGGCGATACGGTTTGCCCCGATTTGAGCCTGGATTTGTTGTATGATAGATTGTTGATTTAAGTTGCAATCTGTAACTTTAAATTTTACTTTGAGGAGAACCAATGACTATTTCCCCCCGTGGTCTGCATTTTGAAGAATTTGAAATTGGGTTGGAAATTCAAACCGCCGCCCGCACCATCACCGAAACAGACATTGTCAACTTTGCCGGCCTTTCCGGCGATTTCAACTTTATCCACACCAACGCCGAAGCCGTCAAAGATACGCCCTTTGGGCAGCGAGTGGCTCACGGCATGCTTGTGGCTTCTATTGCAACGGGATTGGCCGTGCAGCAGGGTTTTATTGACGGCACCACCCTGGCCTTTCGAGAGTTGGAGTGGAAATTTACCAAACCCGTTTTTATCGGCGATACCATTTGCGTGCAAATAAAAGTAACCGAAACCAAACCCATGGCTCGCCTGGGCGGCGGTTTGGTTACATTTGAAGGCCGCGTGGTCAACCAAAATGATGAAGTGGTTCACAAAGGCATCTGGAAAATGCTGATCAAGGGCCGGGAGTAGGTAAGAGCAATGTAGATGGGCCGGTCAAGCTTATTTAAGGATTCGACCATCTTCGACGAACGACGAACGACAAAAATTGGTCATTGGTCATTGGTCGTTCGTCCCTATGAAAAAACTGTTATCAATTCGCCAAGGAGGTTAAGATGCGAAAACAAAAAATTTTTTGGATAATCGTTATATTTTTAATGCCGGTGTTGGCCTGTGGTATATTTGGCGGCGCTGAAGGCGGTGAGGCCGGCCTTGAAACCGACCTGGGCGCGCCAACCGCTGCTGCCAGCGAATCCCCGGCGGCAGAAACGGTGGTTGAAGAGGTGGACACGGTTAAGGAAGAAGAACCGACAAAATCAGACGCCATCTCAAAGTCGGTCAAATTTACCGGCGTGACCAACCTGGATGCGCTCTCATCCTATCGAGTCAACTTTATTATGGATTTTGACGGCCAAAGCGGTGGCCAACCGGCCAAAGGACATATTGAAATGACCCTGGAAGTAACCAAAGACCCGCCCGCCCGCCACATGACCATGTCCATGGAAGGCACAACGGTGGAAGAAGTAGGCGGCACCAACGCCATTGAGTTTTATAATTTTGGCGACACGGTTTACATGAAAAATGCCGTAATGGGCGATCAATGGATCTCCTTTTCCGGCGGTGAGGCCGAAGCTTTTCAACAGGGCTTTTTTGCCCCGGATGAGCAATTGGAAGTACCCGACACAGCCAACTGTGCTGGACAGCCTGAAACCGTTAACGGCGTGTCGGCCATCCATTGCAGTTTTACCGAAAAAGACATAGTGAGCGACGAAGTTGCCTACGAGGGGCTGCAAGGGGATGTGTGGGTAGCTACAGAGGGAAATCACATTGTTAAGTTCATCCTTGAAGCCAAAAACTATCGTTCTTTGCAACAAGGTGAAGGCCTGTTTGATTTTGGCTCGGCCAGCTTTGAATATAACCTGCTGGATATGAATGGCGACTTTACCATTACGCTGCCCGAAGCGGCCAAAAACGCCGGCGGCGTTCCAGATGTAAGCGGCGGCGATACCGGCGGGGCTGATACCGGCGATATTCCGGTGCTGGATAATGCCGAAGAAACAATGAGCATGTCCGGTTTTATCAGTTATTATACGGCCTCGGATATTGCCACGGTGGTTGAGTTTTATCGCCAGGAACTGCCGGCGCTGGGTTGGCAAGAAGATGCCAATCAGGGCTATGCCGACGACAGCAGCGCCCTGCTCAGTTTTTCAAAAGAGGGCAAAATGCTGATGGTAACTATTACCATAGAAGATGACCGAACCAGCGTGATTGTGGCTACGGTTGACCAATAACCTTCCGTTCACTCAAAAGACCTGCGCCTTGGTGGCACAGGTCTTTTTCTTTTTAGACAAGTATACCTTCCAAAATTTGAAACAGACCCTCTTTGACGCGCTTATGGGCGTCTGCTATAATTGGGCAACAGAATTAACAAAAAACTCAGATCAATAGCCGCCTAAGGATTTAAATTTTATGGATGATCAAGGCCACGATAGGCCAACTCTGGTTGAGCCGTCAAAAACCCCGGAACTAGAGGTAACCGGCGGGGAGAACATTGGACAAGCTTATAAAGTCAAGCCCAGAACCAGAATAGGCCGCGAGCGCGATAACGACATTGTTCTGCTTGATCTCAAGGTGTCGCGTTATCATGCCCAGGTTTCCCTGGAAGCAGATCAATGGATTCTGGCAGACCTGGGCAGTTCCAATCATACTTACCTCAACGGCCAACTGGTCAATGTGCCTGCGGTTATTCATTCCGGCGACCGAATAGGGATTGGCGAAACAGAATTAAGGTTTAAAATTCCCGGAGCGCCTATTGAAAAGACCGCGCCCGTGAGAACTGCGCCTGCCCCTGGGCCTGCCGCCGCGCCTGTTGGGCCGGTCCCGCGCAGTGCCCCTCCCCGTTTGGCCTGGATTGCCGGGGGATTTGTATTATTGCTGTGTCTGGCCACGGTGATTGTGCTTTATATGATCAGCCGCACCACGCCCGGCCAGGAGCCAATTGCCAATGTTACCCCTCCCGCCGCTGAGAGCGCGGGTACGGCGGGCCAGCCGGTAGATGTGGCCGAACCGCCCGCAAACCTGGCCTTGACCTATGAGGATGATTTTAGCGACTCCTTTGGCGGTTGGGATGATGCCTTTGACGCTTATACGACCAAACAGTACGGCAACAATCGTTACCAGATTGAGGTGAGCGCGGATAACCTGATTGCCTGGGGTCTGGCCAACCGGGACGTGGCCGACTTTGAACTTGAGGTGGAAGCCAAACAGGAAGACGGGGCCAAAAGCAACAGCTACGGCTTGTTGTTTCGCCTGCAAGACCGCGACAATTTTTATCGGTTTGACATCTCCGGCGACGGTTTTTTTCTGGTTAGTAAATTTTTGGAGGGCCAGTGGTATACCCTGGTTGATTGGACCCATTCTCCTCATATCAACCAAGAAACCAACCTCTTAAAAGTATCTGCTTTTGGCCCAAACCTGACCCTGTGGGCCAATGACCAGCCGCTGGCCTCGGTAACCGATGACTCGTTTGGGCATGGCAATTTTGGTTTTTTTGCCAGCACCTTCAGCGAACCCCACCTCTGGGTTAGTTTTGATAATCTAAAACTATGGGCGCCCGAAGGCCAAAGCCTCACCATGATCCCCACCGCTACCCCGCCCGGCGCCGCGCCCTCGCCCCCCCCTGCGCCTACCCTGTCGCCTACCTTAACCCCAACGCCGGTCTCTGACACCATTCAATTGACCCCCGCCGCCGCCGAGTTGGAAGCAACAACCGAAACAACCCCCACCGCCACCACTACCGCTTCGCCTAGCGCTACCCCCACTACCGAACCTACGGCTACGCCTGTCCCTCTGCCCGAATATGCCTCGCGCGACCAACCCCTGGCCCGGGGCGAAGAAAGGGTTACCGGCCGGATTGTTTTTCCCGTGTTTGACCCGGAGCAAGGCACATACAATATTTACATTGCCGACGCCGCCGACGGAGCCAATCGAGAATTGGTGCAGCCAAACGCCAGCCAGCCGGCCCTCAATAAAGATGGCACAGAAATTGCCTATCGCTCCTGGTTGCCGGATAAGCGGGGGCTTTTTGCCCGCCGCCTGGGCAGTAGTGAGGCCTGGCAATTTGATATTTTCTTTGAGTCGGCTCGTCCCCAGTTTTCGCCGGCCGACGGCAGCTTGATGTACCACTCGCGGACGGGCGGGAAAGAACCCGCCGTTTACCGGGTGATCAACGGCGTTGGCCAGGTGATGCGGCGAGAAGGAGGCCCTATTCAGGGCCAGGCCGCCAAATGGTCGCCCGACGGCCAGCAATTTGTGTACAGCAGTTGTTTGGGCAGCAACTGCGGCATCATTCTCAGCAATCTCGATGGCTCCAACCCCGTCGTTTTAACCGATCATCCCAGCGATACCAGCCCCGAAATTTCACCCGATGGCTCAGCCATAGTTTTTATGTCGCAACGCAGCGGCGATTGGGAGATTTATCAGGTTGGCATCAACGGCGGCGAAATAAAAGCCCTCACCTCCGATGACGCCAGCGACGGCCTGCCCACCTGGTCCCCCGACGGTGATAAAATAGCTTTTGTTTCTAACCGCGACGGCGAATGGGCTATTTGGGATATGGACCCGGACGGCAGCAATGAGCGTCGTTTATTTAAACTTAATGGCTCAATAGACGGCGTGGTGCAGCATGATGTGGGCAACAGTTATGGTTGGGTGGAAGAAAATATTGACTGGGCCCCATAAATAGAGCGGTTAGCCGTTGATTGCCATCGGCTAACCGCCAAATACCTGGCAGGAAGACGTCTTTGTTATTCCCCGTTGTCAACAAACACACTATCAACATTATCGGCGGTATTGCTTTGGGTATAGCCGTCACCCTGGTGGTAATCATTGGCGTGGGCCTGAGCCAGTTGAGTGATTCCAGCGCCATGGCCGCCACCGCTACCCCCACCAAAACGCCAACAAAAAAACCAACGGCTACGCCTACGTTTACGCCGGCCAGTACGGCCACGCCAACCCATACTTCCACCGCCACCCCCACCCTGACCCCCACCCCCACCGCAACCGGCACCAGCACGCCTTCGCCAACCCCCCTGCCGCCTACGCCAACGTTTACCTTCACCCCCACCATCTCCACCACCGAAACGATGACCGATACCCTTGCCCTGGCCACCGGCGCCCCGGAAGCGGTTATCACCGTTACCCTTGAATTGACCCAAACCACCGCCCTCACCGGCGCAGACATTATCACCGGCACGCCCACCCCCACCCCTACCCCTGTGCCGCGGACGGTGCTGGTGCCCACCGACATCCCGGATTACACCCAGGCCAGAGACCATTTTCTGTTT from Anaerolineae bacterium carries:
- a CDS encoding MaoC family dehydratase N-terminal domain-containing protein, producing MTISPRGLHFEEFEIGLEIQTAARTITETDIVNFAGLSGDFNFIHTNAEAVKDTPFGQRVAHGMLVASIATGLAVQQGFIDGTTLAFRELEWKFTKPVFIGDTICVQIKVTETKPMARLGGGLVTFEGRVVNQNDEVVHKGIWKMLIKGRE
- a CDS encoding PD40 domain-containing protein, with the translated sequence MDDQGHDRPTLVEPSKTPELEVTGGENIGQAYKVKPRTRIGRERDNDIVLLDLKVSRYHAQVSLEADQWILADLGSSNHTYLNGQLVNVPAVIHSGDRIGIGETELRFKIPGAPIEKTAPVRTAPAPGPAAAPVGPVPRSAPPRLAWIAGGFVLLLCLATVIVLYMISRTTPGQEPIANVTPPAAESAGTAGQPVDVAEPPANLALTYEDDFSDSFGGWDDAFDAYTTKQYGNNRYQIEVSADNLIAWGLANRDVADFELEVEAKQEDGAKSNSYGLLFRLQDRDNFYRFDISGDGFFLVSKFLEGQWYTLVDWTHSPHINQETNLLKVSAFGPNLTLWANDQPLASVTDDSFGHGNFGFFASTFSEPHLWVSFDNLKLWAPEGQSLTMIPTATPPGAAPSPPPAPTLSPTLTPTPVSDTIQLTPAAAELEATTETTPTATTTASPSATPTTEPTATPVPLPEYASRDQPLARGEERVTGRIVFPVFDPEQGTYNIYIADAADGANRELVQPNASQPALNKDGTEIAYRSWLPDKRGLFARRLGSSEAWQFDIFFESARPQFSPADGSLMYHSRTGGKEPAVYRVINGVGQVMRREGGPIQGQAAKWSPDGQQFVYSSCLGSNCGIILSNLDGSNPVVLTDHPSDTSPEISPDGSAIVFMSQRSGDWEIYQVGINGGEIKALTSDDASDGLPTWSPDGDKIAFVSNRDGEWAIWDMDPDGSNERRLFKLNGSIDGVVQHDVGNSYGWVEENIDWAP
- a CDS encoding carbohydrate kinase family protein is translated as MANNSPTPPYVLVVGAAGIDSKGRANAPLTLGSSTPGLVRVSVGGTARNVAENLARLGVETVLLSAIGAGGNGRRILNNAHQAGINTDYVIVSEKHHTSAYLAILDETGSLVMSVDDMEVLACITLQVINWRRNLIKNAALVMIDSNLSQAAINSLFKAAGRYRVPVCADPASTTLAARLRPHLANVYMITPNVPEAQVLAGQTIGNEDEAIAAARVLVTAGVKIVIITLAEAGVVYASARESGRIPAIATNIVDFTGAGDALTAAVVFGLLNDISLDESVRLGASAAALTLACGDTVCPDLSLDLLYDRLLI